The window TTGATGCAGTCCTGGGCGAGCCGGGCGGCCGGGCCGCCGATGGAGCCGAGGTAGAAGCCGCCGTGGCTGCCGCACGCGTCGGTGACCTGCTTGCTGCGGTTGCCCTTGGCCAGCATGACCTTGGAGCCGCCGGCGGCCTGGAACTGCTCGACGTAGGAGTCCATGCGGCCGGCCGTGGTCGGACCGAAGGAACCGGAGGCGTAGCCCTCGGGGGTCTTCGCGGGCCCGGCGTAGTACACCGGGTGGTCCTTCAGGTACTGCGGCATCTCCTCGCCCGCGTCCAGGCGCTCCTTGATCTTGGCGTGCGCGATGTCACGGGCCACGACCAGGGGGCCGGAGAGCGAAAGCCGGGTCTTCACCGGGTACTTGGTGAGCTCGGCGAGGATCGTCTCCATCGGCTGGTTCAGGTCGATCTTGACGACGTCGGAGGCCTCGTCGAGGTGCTCGTCCGTCGTGTCGGGCAGGAACCGCGCCGGGTCGGTCTCCAACTGCTCCAGGAAGACGCCCTCGGCGGTGATCTTCGCGACGGCCTGGCGGTCGGCGGAGCAGGAGACGGCGATGGCGACCGGGCAGGAGGCGCCGTGCCGCGGTAGCCGCACCACGCGCACGTCGTGGCAGAAGTACTTGCCGCCGAACTGCGCGCCGATCCCGATCTTCTGCGTCAGCTCGAAGACCTTCTCCTCCAGCTCCTTGTCCCGGAAGCCGTGCCCGAGCGGGGAACCCTCGGCCGGGATCTCGTCCAGGTAGTGCGCGGAGGCGTACTTGGCGGTCTTCAGCGCGTACTCGGCGGACGTACCGCCGACGACGATCGCCAGGTGGTACGGCGGACAGGCGGCCGTGCCCAGCGAACGGATCTTCTCCTCCAGGAACTTCATCATGGAGGCCTCGTTCAGAACGGCCTTCGTCTCCTGGTAGAGGAACGACTTGTTGGCCGAGCCGCCGCCCTTCGCCATGAAGAGGAACTTGTAGGCGCCGCCGTCGGCGGCGTACAGCTCGATCTGGGCGGGGAGGTTGGAGCCGGTGTTCTTCTCCTCCCACATGGTGAGCGGAGCCATCTGCGAGTAGCGCAGGTTGAGGTTCAGGTAGGCGTCGTAGATGCCCCGGCTGAGGGCCTCCTCGTCGCCGCCCTCGGTGAGCACGTTCTGCCCGCGCTTGCCCATCACGATCGCCGTACCGGTGTCCTGGCACATGGGGAGCACACCGGCCGCCGCGATGTTCGCGTTCTTCAGCAGGTCCAGGGCGACGAACTTGTCGTTGCTCGACGCCTCGGGGTCGTCGATGATCCGCCGCAGCTGCGCGAGGTGCGCGGGGCGCAGATAGTGCTGGATGTCGTGGATGGCCTCCTCGGCGAGCTTGCGCAGCGCCTCCGGCTCGACCTTGAGGAAGGTGCGCCCGTCGGCCTCGAAGGTGGAGACACCCTCGGAGGTCACCAGCCGGTACGGGGTGGTGTCCTCTCCCATGGGGAGCAGATCGGTGTACGCGAACTCAGGCATGTCGCCCATTCCTCACTCGACAGATGCGGCGGCTGACCTCCATTGGGCAGCGTCCACCAGCGTAGAACCTGCGACTGACAGCGAGCTTGTGAGGTAAGGCTCAGTTCGATCCCGGCGGGGGCTATCGCGATCTATCGTGTTTGGGTACGCTGCTCTTGTGGACCTTCAGAAGCAGACCGCGCCCACTGCCGCCACCGAACTCCGTGCCTCCGACGCCGACCGCGACCGGATCGCGGACATCCTCCGCGAGGCACTCGCCGAGGGCCGCCTCACCGCCGACGAGCACAGCGAGCGGGTGGAGGGCGTGCTGAACGCCAAGACGGTGGGTGAGCTGGAGGTCTTCATCAAGGACCTGCCCGCGGCCCACAGCGCCAGACCGGCAGCCTCGTTCGCCTCCGTCCCGAATCGGCCCACCCACCTCCCCGTGGACGCCGACGACAACGCCGTCGCGATCTTCAGCAGCGCCGTCCGCAAGGGGCGCTGGCGTGCGGGGCGCCGGATCCATGCGTACGCGATCTTCGGCAGTGTGGAGATAGACCTCAGCGAGGCGCTCTTCGAGTACCAGCAGGTCGTGATCAAGGCGATCGCGGTCTTCGGCAGCATCGAGGTCCGCGTCCCGGAGAATGTGTCGCTGCGCGGCACCGGTGGCGGCATCCTCGGCAGCTTCGAGGTGGACATGCTGGACGCGGAGGACCCGGCGGCGCCCGTGGTCTACGTGGACGGCTGGGCCGTACTGGGCAGCGTCGAGGGCAGGCCCAGGCGCGGCAAGCTCGTGACGGACATCCTCGACCGGGTCCACGCCAAGGTCGAGAAGAGTTTGCGCAAGCATCTGGATCATTGACGGATGCGAATCGGAAGAGAACCGAAACCAACCACTCCGCTCATCCGGCAGCGCAAGAGCCCCCGGAATCCAGCGGTTCGGAACTCCCTGCATAGGCGCGCGTACAACGGGTAGACCTTGCTGCATCGTCTCTCGCTCGCGAAGCCGTCGTCAGGAGTAGACCGTGCTGCAACCGCCGCATTCGTCCCTGCAGGTAGCTGCCGTTCCGGCCCAGCGGGTGCCAGTGCGAGACAGGGACCAAGACGCCCCTTGGCACACCGAGGCGGTGTGTCGACGCGACGAGGCCGGCCTGTTCTTCGCCCCCTCCAAGGAGCCCACCGCCGCCCGCCTCTCCCGCGAGGAGGCCGCCAAGCGGGTCTGCGCACGCTGCCCGGTCATGGTCGAATGCCGCGAGCATGCCCTCCTCCAGCCCGAACCCTACGGAGTCTGGGGCGGCCTCACCGCAGCAGAACGCCGAGTGGTCCTGGCCCGCCGCAGGCGCAGGGACCTGGAACTGAAAAAGGCGGCGAGGGCGACGGGCCGCATAGCGCAAGCAGGCTGAACAGAAGAAAGAAGGGCGCCCTCTCCGCACCGAGGGCGCCCTCTTCTTGGCCGGTCCGGGACCTACTTGGCCCGATCGAAGTCAATCGCGCTGTAGGCCCGCAGCTTGCTCAGCCGGTGCTCGGAATCAATCCGCCGAACCGTCCCCGACTTCGACCGCATCACGATCGACTCGGTGACCGCGGAATCCGACCGGTACCGCACACCCCGCAGCAGCTCACCGTCGGTGATCCCGGTGGCGACGAAGAACACGTTCTCACCCTGAACCAGGTCCTCGGTCGTCAGCACCCGGTCGAGATCGTGCCCGGCGTCGATCGCCCGCTGCCGCTCCTCGTCGTCCTTCGGCCACAACTTGCCCTGAATCGTGCCGCCGAGGCACTTCACGGCACAGGCCGAGATGATCCCCTCCGGCGTACCACCGATACCGAGGAGCATGTCGACGCCGGTGCCCTCGCGCAGCGCGTAGATCGACCCCGCGACGTCACCGTCGGAGATCAGCTTGATACGCGCACCGGCGTCCCGGATCTCCTTGATGATCCCCTCGTGCCGGGGCCGGTCCAGGATGACGACGGTGACGTCCTCCGGCGTGGACCGCTTCGCCTTGGCGACCCGGCGGATGTTCACGGACACGGGCGCGTTGATGTCGACGAAGTCGGCCGCCTCGGGCCCGGTGACCAGCTTGTCCATGTAGAACACGGCGGACGGGTCGAACATCGCCCCGCGCTCCGTGGCGGCGAGGACCGCGATCGCGTTCGGCATGCCCTTGGCGGTCAGCGTGGTGCCGTCGATCGGGTCGACGGCGATGTCCACCTCGGGCCCGGTGCCGTCGCCGACCCGCTCCCCGTTGAAGAGCATCGGCGCCTCGTCCTTCTCGCCCTCGCCGATGACGACCACGCCGTTCATCGACACGGTGGAGACGAGGGTCCGCATGGCACGCACCGCGGCACCGTCGGCGCCGTTCTTGTCGCCGCGCCCGACCCAGCGGCCCGCGGCCATCGCGGCTGCTTCGGTGACCCGGACGAGTTCCAGGGCGAGGTTGCGGTCGGGGGCCTCGGAGGGGACATCGAGCTCGGACGGCAAGTGATGATTTTCGGTCATCGGAGCGCACCTTTCTGATACGACGACGGCCGGATGAGGGTGATGGCCATGACTCTATCGTCAGGTCGACAAAATGAGCAGGGGGCCCCACGGATGAGCGGACCGGGGCACCTGCGACGATAGGGGACGTGGCAGGTACGAACGCTAAGCAGAAGTCGGTCCGGAACATGGTCCTCTCCCTCGGGGTGACCATTCTCGCGGCGGGGGTCGTCTACCTCTTCATCCCGCACGAGGAGTCCGCCCCGGACCTCAAGCGGGTCGACTACCGGGTCGAGCTGCTCACGGCCCGCCGCGCGGCGTCGTACCCCGTGGCCGCCCCCGAGGGCCTGGCCAAGGAGTGGAAGGCGACCTCGGTGCGGTTCCAGGGCGACCAGGGCGATGCCTGGCACCTCGGTTACCACGCGCCCGACGGTGAATACGTCCAGATCGAGCAGTCGGCTCAGAAGCCGAAGGTGTTCATCGACGAGGCCACCCAGGGCGCCCACGAGACGAAGGCCACCCAGGAGATAGACGGCAAGACCTGGACCCGCTACACCGGCGGCCGCTACGACGCGCTCGTACTGAAGGCCGACGGCTCGACCACGATCGTGGCGGGCACGGGCTCGTTCGAGCAGCTGGCGGAGATGGCGGGCGCGCTCAAGACGAAGTAGGCCCGGCCACGCGTGCATGAGGAAGGCCCCCGGCGATCACGCCGGGGGCCTTCCTCATGCTTCATCCCACTCAGACGGTCGTGATGACCTCGTCGTACGACAGTCGCGGGGAGCGCGGGAACCAGGCGTCCTCGCCCGGCTTGCCGATGTTGATCACCATCAGCGGGGTGTGGTCGTCGTCCAGGAACTCCTTGCGGACACCCTCGAAGTCCAGACCGGTCATGGGGCCCGCGGCCAGGCCGGCGGCGCGGACGCCGATGATGAAGTACGCGGCCTGCAGGGAGGCGTTCAGCGCGGCGGCACCCTCACGGGCGGGGCGCTCGGCGAAGAAGACGTCCTTGGCCTGCGGGAAGTGCGGGAAGAGCTGCGGCAGCTCCTCGTGGAACTCGTTGTCCGCGGAGAGGATCGCGACCAGCGGGGCGGTGGCGGTCTTGGCCTGGTTGCCCTCGGCCATGTGCTTCACCAGACGCTCACGGGCCTCGGCGGAGCGGACCAGGGTGACGCGCAGCGGCGACTGGTTGAAGGCGGTGGGGCCGTACTTGACCAGGTCGTAGATCGCCTGGACCTGCTCCTCGGTCACCGGCTCGTCGGTGAAGCTGTTCGCGGTGCGGGCCTCGCGGAACAGCAGGTCCTGGGCGGCGGGGTCAAGAACGAGAGACATGCGTGAACCTTCTCGGGGTGTGGCGTCGGATCCGGGCGCCGGATCAGCTGACACGTCAACCATATGAGAGAGAGGTTCAACCTTCAACAAAAACCGGGGTGTGGTGATCCGCTTCACAGGATCGCCGTTTCGCAGAAGCTCAGGAGCTGCGGACTACTCGCCCTCGGCCGCTTCCTCCGCCGCCTCCTCGGCCAGCGCCGCGTCCAGCCGCGCCCGGGCACCGTCCAGCCACCGCCGGCACACCTTGGCGAGCTCCTCCCCGCGCTCCCACAGCGCCAGGGACTCCTCCAGCGTCGTACCGCCCGCCTCGAGCCGCCGTACGACCTCGATCAGCTCGTCCCGCGCCTGCTCGTACCCGAGCGCCTCATCCACCTTGCTGGTCATGCACTCACCCTAAGCATCGACTCGGACAGTGAACTCACCCTCGGAAACCCGCGCCCGCAGCACCTCGTCGCCGCCGACCTCGTCCGGGTCCCGGACCACATGACCGTCGGCCTTCTGCAGCACGGCGTACCCCCGCTTCAGGGTTGCCGCCGGGGAGAGGGCCACCACGCGTGCGTGCGTGTGCGTCAGTTCCGAGTCGGCGCGGTCCAGGAGGTGGCCGAGGGTGCGGCGGCCGCGGTCCAGCAGGGACCCGACATGATCGGCGCGTTCGTCGATCATCCGGTGCGGATCCTCTATCGACGGCCGGGCGAGCGCATGGGCCAGCCCGCGCTCCTCCCGGTCGATGTAGGCCTCGACACACCGCCGGGCACGGGCCTGAAGCATCCGCACCCGCTCGTACTCCTCACCCACATCCGGTACGACCTTCTTGGCGGCGTCGGTCGGGGTGGAGGCGCGCAGGTCGGCGACATGGTCGAGGAGCGGGTTGTCGGGCTCGTGCCCGATCGCGGACACGACCGGCGTACGGCACGCGGCGACCGTGCGCACCAACTGCTCGTCGGAGAACGGCAGCAGATCCTCCACGCTGCCGCCACCGCGCGCCACGACGATCACATCGACGTCGTCGATCTCGTCGAGCTCCTTGACCGCCTGCACGACCTGCGGCACCGCGTGCACCCCCTGCACGGCGACATTGCGCACCTCGAAACGGACGGCGGGCCAGCGGTGCCGGGCGTTCTCCAGTACGTCCCGCTCGGCGGCGGAGGCCCGGCCGCACACCAGCCCGATGAGCTGCGGCAGAAACGGCAGCGGCTTCTTGCGCTCCGCCGCGAAGAGTCCCTCGGCGGCGAGGGACTTCTTCAACTGCTCAAGACGGGCAAGGAGTTCCCCCACCCCCACCGGCCTTATCTCGGCGGCCCGCAGCGACAACTGCCCGCGCGGGGCGTACCACTCGGGCTTCGCCAGCACGACGACCCGCGCGCCCTCGCTCACCACATCGGCCACGGCGTCGAAGACCTGCCGATAACAGGTGACGCTCACGGAGATGTCGTACGACGGATCCCGCAGCGTGAGGAACACCACCCCCGCGCCCGGCCGCCGGGAGAGCTGGGTGATCTGGCCCTCGACCCACACCGCCCCGAGTCGGTCGATCCACCCCCCGATGAGCCGCGACACCTCACCGACGGGCAGCGGGGATTCCGCGGACGTGTTTGCAGCCATGCCGGTGAGCGTAGTGCCAGACACTGACAGTCTCAGGCGTCCCCGGCCGGCTCCCGCCCCCGCTGCACCGCCAGCACGGTCAACCCCACCGCCAGCCAGATCGCGCCCACCACCCGGGCCGTCCCCGAGGCCTCCACGATCACCGCGATCGTGATCGCCGCGCCGGCCACCGGCACCAGCACATGCCGCCACCAGCTCACCGGCCCGCCGCGCCGCCGTACCGCGAACCAGCCCACCACGCTCGCGTGCAGCAGCGTGAAGGCGGTGAGGGCGCCGATGTCGACCACCGAGACCAGGTGATCCATGCCGTCGTCGCGGCGGGCCGCCCAGACCGCGGCGACCAGGGTGATGACGGCCGCGCAGAGCAGCGCCACCCGGGGCACCCCGGTGTCCGTCCTCGACAGCGCGCGGGCCAGGCGCCCGGCCCGGCCCATCGCGAACAGCAGCCGTCCGGCCGCCGCCTGTCCGGCCAGCGCGGCGAACGCGGCGCCGATCGCCTTGCTCACGGCCACCAGGTCGTGCAGCCACGTCCCCACGGACACGTCGACGGCGTCGTAGAACGCGGAGCCCTGTTTGCCCGGCTCCGCGGCGAGCTGAGCGGACGACGTGGGTTCCAGCAGGGCCACCAGGTACGTCTGCGCCACGAACAGGACGCCCGCGAGGGCGAGGCAGAACAGCACCGCGCAGGCGACCTTCTCCGAGCCGCCGGTGACCTCCTCGGCGAAGGCGGCGATGGCGTCGAAGCCGAGGTAGGACAGGACCGCGATGGACACCGCGCCGAGCACCGCGGAGAGCGCGAACGCGCCCTGCGTGCCGTCCCCGGACAGCGGTGACAGCCAGCCCCGCTCGGCGCCGTCCCGGGTGAGGACGACGATCGCCGAGACCATGAACACCAGCAGGACCACGATCTCCATGGCCAGCACCAGGAAACCCACGCGCGCGGCCGTCCGTACGCCCCACAGGTTGAGCAGCGTGGTGACGACCACCGCGAGCGCCGTCCACACCCAGCGCGAGACCTCCGGGATCAGCGCCTCCATGGCGATCCCGGAGAAGAGGTAGGCGACCGCCGGGATCAGCAGATAGTCCAGCATCGCCATCCAGCCCGCGACGAAACCCGCCCGCGGTCCGAGCCCCGCCCGCGCGTAGGCGAACACCGAACCCGCCTGGGGGACCACGCGCACCATCTGCGCGTAGCTGAATGCGGTGAACGCCATCGCCACGGTGGCGACGACATAGACGAGCGCGACCGCGCCGTGCGACTTGGCGTCCAGCGTGCCGAACACACCGACCGGGGCCATGGGGGCGATGAACAGCAGCCCGTACACCACCAGGTCCCGGAATCCGAGGCTGCGCCGCAGGCGGTGGTGCTCCTCGTCGGTCGTAGTGGATGCCGTACCGATGTCGGACATGCCGCCAGTGTCCAGAACCGTCATGGACGGCGCGATCTTTGGCCCGCCGAACGCGGCCTTACGATGGGACGCATGACTGCTTCGCCTGGCCGCCGTGTCCTGCTCGCCGCCCCCCGTGGCTACTGCGCGGGTGTGGACCGCGCCGTGATCGCCGTCGAGAAAGCCCTGGAGCAGTACGGGGCCCCGGTCTATGTCCGGCACGAAATCGTGCACAACAAGTACGTCGTGCAGACCCTGGAGAGGAAGGGCGCCGTCTTCGTCGAGCGGACCGAAGAGGTCCCGCCCGGGAACATCGTGATGTTCTCGGCGCACGGCGTCGCCCCCGTCGTCCACGAAGAGGCCGCGCGCGGGCAGCTCGCCACCATCGACGCCACCTGCCCGCTGGTCACCAAGGTCCACAAGGAAGCCGTCCGCTTCGCGAACGAGGACTACGACATCCTCCTGATCGGCCACGAGGGCCACGAGGAGGTCATCGGCACCTCCGGCGAGGCCCCCGAGCACATCCAGCTCGTCGACGGCCCCGAGGACGTCGCCAAGGTCGAGGTCCGCGACGAGTCGAAGGTGGTCTGGCTCTCCCAGACCACCCTCTCCGTCGACGAGACCATGGAGACCGTCGACGCCCTCAAGGAGAAGTTCCCGCAGCTCATCTCGCCGCCGAGCGACGACATCTGCTACGCCACGCAGAACCGTCAGCTCGCCGTGAAGCAGATGGGCGCCGAGGCCGAGCTGGTCATCGTGGTCGGCTCGCGCAACTCCTCCAACTCCAAGCGGCTGGTCGAGGTCGCCAAGCTCGCGGGCTCGCGCGAGGCCTATCTGGTGGACTTCGCGAGTGAGATCGACGAGGCCTGGCTGGAGGGCGTCACCACGGTCGGCGTCACCTCCGGAGCCTCCGTCCCGGAGGTCCTCGTCGAGGAGGTCCTGGAGTGGCTCTCCCAGCGCGGCTACGGCGATGTCGAGCTGGTGAAGGCGGCCGAGGAGTCGATCACCTTCTCGCTGCCGAAGGAGCTGCGCCGGGATCTGCGCGAGGAGGCCGCGGCGCTGATCGCGGAGCGTACGGGCACCTCCCAGGAGTGACTGTCAGTCGTCCGTCGTAACGTAGAGCCATGCAGATCTTCGGTGTGGACATCGGCGGTTCCGGAATCAAGGGCGCCCCTGTGGATCTCGACAGGGGTGACCTGGCCGAGGAGCGCTTCAAGGTGCTCACCCCGCGTCCGGCGACGCCCGACGGGGTGGCCGACGGCGTCAAGCAGGTCGTCGACCACTTCGGCTGGACGGGGCCGGTCGGGCTGACCTTCCCGGGCGTGGTGACCGGCGGGGCGACGATCCGTACGGCGGCCAATGTCGACAAGAGCTGGATCGACACGGACGCGCGCGCGTTGTTCAGTGAGCGTCTTGGCGGGCTGCCGGCGACGGTGGTCAACGACGCGGACGCCGCGGGCGTCGCCGAGGTGGCCTTCGGCGCGGGGCGGGGCCGCAAGGGCACGGTCATCCTGCTGACCTTCGGCACCGGCATCGGCAGCGCCCTGTTCGTGGACGGCGCCCTGGTGCCCAACACCGAGCTGGGCCATCTGGAGCTGCACGGCCATGACGCGGAGAAGCGGGCCTCCAGCAAGGCCAAGGACGACGGCGAGCTGACATGGGAGCACTGGGCGCATCGCGTCCAGAAGTACCTCTCCCATGTGGAGATGCTGTTCTCGCCGGAGCTGTTCATCATCGGCGGCGGCGTCAGCCGTAAGTCGGAGAAGTTCCTGCACTACATCGAGGGCATCAAGGCGGAGATCGTCCCGGCCCAGCTGCAGAACAACGCCGGCATCGTGGGGGCGGCGATGCGGGCGGCGCAGGGGTAGCTCACCCGGGCGGGCGGCGGTGATCCAGCCGACTGGACATGAGGCGCGCCTTCCGTACGGTCACGATGACCCCGGTGATCAGGGTTCCGCCGTACAGCCAGCCGGCCTGGGTGGCGAGCGCCGTGAACAGGCCCATCAGCCGGTCGCCGGTCCCGCCGCCACCGCTGTCGGCGACCGCCACCAGGCCCAGCGCGAAGGCGATCGGTACGACGATGACCGCGGTCACCAGGTCGGCCTTGCGCACCCAGATCGCGGTCAGCGTGCACACCGGCAGGAACAGCACGCCGTAGACGGTGAGCGAGGACCCGAACAGCAGGGCGTCCAGGGAGCCGAGGGCGAGCATCAGGACCGTGCAGAAGAGACCGACGCCGAGGCCGGTGAGGCGGGGGTTGGGCATGCGGCGGATGGCCTGCACCACCGGAGGCGGGGGACGCCGTACGGCCGCGGGGGGACGGCGGGGGGCGCCGGTCCGTGGCTGCGCACCCCGGGCACTGCCCCGGGCCTGCGGGGGCAGGGGTGGGGTGCCGCGTCGCGTTCCCTGCTGCCCGTACTGCGCCGGGCGCGTCCTGTGTTGCTCCACTGGACCAACTTAGGTCTGTTTATGTGTCGAATCGCCCTTCAGACACGCCGAGGGGCGGACCTTGGCCAAGCGTTCGACAGGCAGCCGGTGCCGGGCGTGTCACGCCGTAGACTGGTGGATCGGCCCCACCAGCCTCCAGTCCTCTCCTCTCACGTACGGGAAGTCGCAACGTGTCGCTCACGATCGGAATCGTCGGTCTGCCGAATGTCGGCAAGTCGACCCTGTTCAACGCCCTGACCAAGAACGACGTGCTGGCGGCCAACTACCCGTTCGCCACGATCGAGCCGAACGTCGGTGTGGTCGGCGTCCCGGACGCGCGCCTCACCAAGCTGGCCGAAATCTTCTCCTCGCAGCGGATCCTCCCGGCGACCGTCGACTTCGTCGACATCGCCGGCATCGTGCGCGGCGCCTCCGAGGGCGAGGGCCTGGGCAACAAGTTCCTCGCGAACATCCGTGAGTCCGACGCGATCTGCCAGGTCATCCGCGCCTTCAAGGACGAGAACGTCGTCCATGTCGACGGCAAGGTCTCGCCCAAGGACGACATCGAGACGATCAACACCGAGCTGATCCTCGCCGACCTGCAGACCATCGAGAAGGTCCTGCCCCGGCTCCAGAAGGAGTCGCGGATCAAGAAGGACATCGCGCCGAAGGTGGCGGCGGTCGAGGCGGCGAAGGAGATCCTGGAGAAGGGCGACACGCTCTTCGGGGCGGGCATCGTCCAGGGCTCGGGCAACGAGGAACTCCTGCACGACCTGCACCTCCTCACCACGAAGCCCTTCCTCTACGTCTTCAACGTCGACGAGGACGAACTGGTCGACGAGGACTTCAAGAACGAGCAGCGCGCCCTGGTCGCCCCCGCCGAGGCGATCTTCCTCAACGCCAAGCTGGAGCAGGACCTCGCCGAGCTGGACGAGGAGGACGCGATGGAGCTGCTGGAGTCGGTCGGCGCGGAGGAGCCCGGCCTCGCCACCCTCGCCCGCGTCGGCTTCAACACCCTGGGCCTCCAGACCTACCTCACGGCCGGCCCCAAGGAATCCCGCGCCTGGACCATCAAGAAGGGCGCCACCGCCCCCGAGGCCGCGGGAGTCATCCACACCGACTTCCAGAAGGGCTTCATCAAGGCGGAGGTCATCTCCTTCGCCGACCTGGTGGAGACGGGTTCGGTCGCGGAGGCCCGCGCGAAGGGGAAGGCGCGGATGGAGGGCAAGGACTACGTCATGCAGGACG of the Streptomyces sp. NBC_00287 genome contains:
- a CDS encoding fumarate hydratase, yielding MPEFAYTDLLPMGEDTTPYRLVTSEGVSTFEADGRTFLKVEPEALRKLAEEAIHDIQHYLRPAHLAQLRRIIDDPEASSNDKFVALDLLKNANIAAAGVLPMCQDTGTAIVMGKRGQNVLTEGGDEEALSRGIYDAYLNLNLRYSQMAPLTMWEEKNTGSNLPAQIELYAADGGAYKFLFMAKGGGSANKSFLYQETKAVLNEASMMKFLEEKIRSLGTAACPPYHLAIVVGGTSAEYALKTAKYASAHYLDEIPAEGSPLGHGFRDKELEEKVFELTQKIGIGAQFGGKYFCHDVRVVRLPRHGASCPVAIAVSCSADRQAVAKITAEGVFLEQLETDPARFLPDTTDEHLDEASDVVKIDLNQPMETILAELTKYPVKTRLSLSGPLVVARDIAHAKIKERLDAGEEMPQYLKDHPVYYAGPAKTPEGYASGSFGPTTAGRMDSYVEQFQAAGGSKVMLAKGNRSKQVTDACGSHGGFYLGSIGGPAARLAQDCIKKVEVVEYEELGMEAVWKIEVENFPAFIVVDDKGNDFFQDPAPAPTFTSIPVRGPGLA
- a CDS encoding DUF1707 SHOCT-like domain-containing protein: MDLQKQTAPTAATELRASDADRDRIADILREALAEGRLTADEHSERVEGVLNAKTVGELEVFIKDLPAAHSARPAASFASVPNRPTHLPVDADDNAVAIFSSAVRKGRWRAGRRIHAYAIFGSVEIDLSEALFEYQQVVIKAIAVFGSIEVRVPENVSLRGTGGGILGSFEVDMLDAEDPAAPVVYVDGWAVLGSVEGRPRRGKLVTDILDRVHAKVEKSLRKHLDH
- a CDS encoding WhiB family transcriptional regulator — its product is MLQPPHSSLQVAAVPAQRVPVRDRDQDAPWHTEAVCRRDEAGLFFAPSKEPTAARLSREEAAKRVCARCPVMVECREHALLQPEPYGVWGGLTAAERRVVLARRRRRDLELKKAARATGRIAQAG
- the glpX gene encoding class II fructose-bisphosphatase, translated to MTENHHLPSELDVPSEAPDRNLALELVRVTEAAAMAAGRWVGRGDKNGADGAAVRAMRTLVSTVSMNGVVVIGEGEKDEAPMLFNGERVGDGTGPEVDIAVDPIDGTTLTAKGMPNAIAVLAATERGAMFDPSAVFYMDKLVTGPEAADFVDINAPVSVNIRRVAKAKRSTPEDVTVVILDRPRHEGIIKEIRDAGARIKLISDGDVAGSIYALREGTGVDMLLGIGGTPEGIISACAVKCLGGTIQGKLWPKDDEERQRAIDAGHDLDRVLTTEDLVQGENVFFVATGITDGELLRGVRYRSDSAVTESIVMRSKSGTVRRIDSEHRLSKLRAYSAIDFDRAK
- a CDS encoding DUF4245 domain-containing protein — encoded protein: MAGTNAKQKSVRNMVLSLGVTILAAGVVYLFIPHEESAPDLKRVDYRVELLTARRAASYPVAAPEGLAKEWKATSVRFQGDQGDAWHLGYHAPDGEYVQIEQSAQKPKVFIDEATQGAHETKATQEIDGKTWTRYTGGRYDALVLKADGSTTIVAGTGSFEQLAEMAGALKTK
- a CDS encoding malonic semialdehyde reductase, encoding MSLVLDPAAQDLLFREARTANSFTDEPVTEEQVQAIYDLVKYGPTAFNQSPLRVTLVRSAEARERLVKHMAEGNQAKTATAPLVAILSADNEFHEELPQLFPHFPQAKDVFFAERPAREGAAALNASLQAAYFIIGVRAAGLAAGPMTGLDFEGVRKEFLDDDHTPLMVINIGKPGEDAWFPRSPRLSYDEVITTV
- a CDS encoding exodeoxyribonuclease VII small subunit — its product is MTSKVDEALGYEQARDELIEVVRRLEAGGTTLEESLALWERGEELAKVCRRWLDGARARLDAALAEEAAEEAAEGE
- the xseA gene encoding exodeoxyribonuclease VII large subunit; its protein translation is MAANTSAESPLPVGEVSRLIGGWIDRLGAVWVEGQITQLSRRPGAGVVFLTLRDPSYDISVSVTCYRQVFDAVADVVSEGARVVVLAKPEWYAPRGQLSLRAAEIRPVGVGELLARLEQLKKSLAAEGLFAAERKKPLPFLPQLIGLVCGRASAAERDVLENARHRWPAVRFEVRNVAVQGVHAVPQVVQAVKELDEIDDVDVIVVARGGGSVEDLLPFSDEQLVRTVAACRTPVVSAIGHEPDNPLLDHVADLRASTPTDAAKKVVPDVGEEYERVRMLQARARRCVEAYIDREERGLAHALARPSIEDPHRMIDERADHVGSLLDRGRRTLGHLLDRADSELTHTHARVVALSPAATLKRGYAVLQKADGHVVRDPDEVGGDEVLRARVSEGEFTVRVDA
- a CDS encoding APC family permease encodes the protein MSDIGTASTTTDEEHHRLRRSLGFRDLVVYGLLFIAPMAPVGVFGTLDAKSHGAVALVYVVATVAMAFTAFSYAQMVRVVPQAGSVFAYARAGLGPRAGFVAGWMAMLDYLLIPAVAYLFSGIAMEALIPEVSRWVWTALAVVVTTLLNLWGVRTAARVGFLVLAMEIVVLLVFMVSAIVVLTRDGAERGWLSPLSGDGTQGAFALSAVLGAVSIAVLSYLGFDAIAAFAEEVTGGSEKVACAVLFCLALAGVLFVAQTYLVALLEPTSSAQLAAEPGKQGSAFYDAVDVSVGTWLHDLVAVSKAIGAAFAALAGQAAAGRLLFAMGRAGRLARALSRTDTGVPRVALLCAAVITLVAAVWAARRDDGMDHLVSVVDIGALTAFTLLHASVVGWFAVRRRGGPVSWWRHVLVPVAGAAITIAVIVEASGTARVVGAIWLAVGLTVLAVQRGREPAGDA
- a CDS encoding 4-hydroxy-3-methylbut-2-enyl diphosphate reductase; protein product: MTASPGRRVLLAAPRGYCAGVDRAVIAVEKALEQYGAPVYVRHEIVHNKYVVQTLERKGAVFVERTEEVPPGNIVMFSAHGVAPVVHEEAARGQLATIDATCPLVTKVHKEAVRFANEDYDILLIGHEGHEEVIGTSGEAPEHIQLVDGPEDVAKVEVRDESKVVWLSQTTLSVDETMETVDALKEKFPQLISPPSDDICYATQNRQLAVKQMGAEAELVIVVGSRNSSNSKRLVEVAKLAGSREAYLVDFASEIDEAWLEGVTTVGVTSGASVPEVLVEEVLEWLSQRGYGDVELVKAAEESITFSLPKELRRDLREEAAALIAERTGTSQE
- the ppgK gene encoding polyphosphate--glucose phosphotransferase — its product is MQIFGVDIGGSGIKGAPVDLDRGDLAEERFKVLTPRPATPDGVADGVKQVVDHFGWTGPVGLTFPGVVTGGATIRTAANVDKSWIDTDARALFSERLGGLPATVVNDADAAGVAEVAFGAGRGRKGTVILLTFGTGIGSALFVDGALVPNTELGHLELHGHDAEKRASSKAKDDGELTWEHWAHRVQKYLSHVEMLFSPELFIIGGGVSRKSEKFLHYIEGIKAEIVPAQLQNNAGIVGAAMRAAQG
- a CDS encoding DUF6542 domain-containing protein, with product MPNPRLTGLGVGLFCTVLMLALGSLDALLFGSSLTVYGVLFLPVCTLTAIWVRKADLVTAVIVVPIAFALGLVAVADSGGGGTGDRLMGLFTALATQAGWLYGGTLITGVIVTVRKARLMSSRLDHRRPPG